One Lepus europaeus isolate LE1 chromosome X, mLepTim1.pri, whole genome shotgun sequence genomic window carries:
- the LOC133752997 gene encoding LOW QUALITY PROTEIN: selenide, water dikinase 1-like (The sequence of the model RefSeq protein was modified relative to this genomic sequence to represent the inferred CDS: inserted 1 base in 1 codon), giving the protein MSTRESFNPESYELDKSFRLTRFTELKGTGCKVPQDVLQKLLESLQENHFQEDEQFLGAVMPRLGIGMETCVIPLRHGGLSLVQTTDYIYPIVDDPYMMGRIACANVLSDLYAMGVTECDNMLMLLAVSNKMTDRERDKVMPLIIQGFKDAAEEAGTSVTGGQTVLNPWIVLGGVATTVCQPNEFIMPDNAVPGDVLVLTKPLRTQVAVAVHQWLDIPEKRNKIKLVVTQEDVELAYQEAMMNMARLNRTTAGLMHTFNAHAATDITGFGILGHAQNLAKQQRNEVSFVIHNLPVLAXMAAVSKACGNMFSLMHGTCPETSGGLLICLPREQAAWFCAEIKSPKYGEGHQAWIIGIVEKGNRTARIIDKPRIIEVAPQVATQNVNPTPGATS; this is encoded by the exons ATGTCTACGCGGGAGTCCTTTAACCCGGAAAGTTATGAGTTGGACAAGAGCTTCCGGCTAACGCGGTTCACGGAACTGAAGGGCACAGGCTGCAAAGTGCCCCAAGATGTCCTTCAGAAGTTGCTGGAGTCCTTACAGGAGAACCACTTCCAAGAAGATGAGCAGTTTCTGGGAGCTGTGATGCCAAGACTTGGCATTGGAATGGAAACTTGTGTCATTCCTTTGAGGCACGGTGGGCTCTCCTTGGTTCAGACCACGGATTACATTTACCCTATCGTAGACGACCCTTACATGATGGGCAGGATAGCATGTGCCAACGTCCTCAGCGACCTCTATGCCATGGGGGTCACGGAGTGTGACAACATGCTGATGCTCCTCGCAGTCAGCAATAAAATGACTGACAGGGAGAGGGATAAAGTAATGCCCCTAATTATACAGGGTTTCAAAGATGCAGCAGAGGAAGCAGGAACGTCAGTAACAGGTGGCCAAACAGTGTTAAACCCCTGGATCGTTTTGGGAGGAGTCGCCACAACTGTCTGCCAGCCCAATGAATTTATCATGCCAGATAATGCAGTACCAGGGGACGTGCTGGTGTTGACGAAACCCCTGCGGACACAAGTTGCTGTCGCCGTGCACCAGTGGCTGGATATTCCTGAAAAACGGAATAAAATTAAACTAGTGGTCACCCAAGAAGACGTGGAGCTGGCATACCAGGAGGCGATGATGAATATGGCCAGACTCAACAGAACAACTGCAGGACTGATGCACACGTTCAACGCACATGCGGCCACTGACATCACGGGCTTCGGGATCCTGGGCCACGCACAGAACCTAGCCAAGCAACAGAGGAACGAGGTGTCGTTTGTGATCCACAACCTTCCTGTGCtgg aaatggctgctgtgagcaAGGCCTGCGGAAACATGTTTAGCCTCATGCATGGAACCTGCCCAGAAACATCAGGAGGCCTCCTAATCTGTTTACCACGTGAGCAAGCAGCTTGGTTCTGTGCGGAGATAAAGTCCCCCAAATATGGTGAAGGTCACCAAGCATGGATTATTGGGATTGTTGAGAAGGGCAACCGTACCGCCAGGATCATAGACAAGCCCCGGATCATCGAAGTCGCACCGCAAGTGGCCACTCAAAACGTGAACCCCACACCCGGTGCCACCTCTTAA